One window of the Salvelinus sp. IW2-2015 linkage group LG10, ASM291031v2, whole genome shotgun sequence genome contains the following:
- the uqcrfs1 gene encoding cytochrome b-c1 complex subunit Rieske, mitochondrial, whose protein sequence is MMSLAARSGAFSPYLQATNYAVAGPLKALIPGVVVKGENVLVDTKKPFLTRESLNGQSPKTGPAVSVSINAKAAVRFAHTDIKVPDFSDYRRPELLDPKKSSQESSESRKTFSYLVTGATAVVGVYTAKTVATQFISSMSASADVLAMSKIEVKLGEIPEGKNMTFKWRGKPLFIRHRSEKEIAVEEAVDMAELRDPQHDKDRVANPKWIIVIGVCTHLGCVPIANAGDYGGYYCPCHGSHYDASGRIRKGPAPLNLEVPYYEFPDEDTVIVG, encoded by the exons ATGATGTCCCTTGCCGCTCGTTCGGGGGCATTTTCCCCATACTTGCAGGCAACGAACTATGCAGTTGCTGGACCACTCAAAGCACTTATTCCAGGGGTGGTTGTAAAGGGAGAGAACGTGTTGGTAGACACGAAGAAACCTTTCCTAACCCGCGAGTCCCTGAACGGTCAGAGCCCCAAGACTGGGCCGGCAGTATCAGTTAGCATAAATG caaaAGCTGCAGTCCGCTTCGCTCACACTGACATCAAGGTGCCAGATTTCTCCGATTACCGTCGGCCTGAGTTGCTTGACCCCAAGAAATCTTCTCAGGAGAGCAGTGAGTCCAGGAAGACCTTCTCCTACCTTGTCACTGGGGCCACAGCCGTGGTGGGTGTCTACACAGCCAAGACCGTGGCCACACAGTTTATCTCTTCCATGAGTGCCTCAGCTGATGTCCTGGCCATGTCCAAGATCGAGGTCAAGCTGGGAGAGATCCCAGAGGGCAAGAATATGACCTTCAAGTGGAGGGGCAAGCCTCTGTTCATCCGCCACCGGTCTGAGAAAGAGATCGCCGTCGAGGAAGCTGTGGATATGGCTGAGCTTCGTGACCCCCAGCACGACAAGGACCGCGTCGCCAACCCAAAATGGATCATTGTCATCGGCGTGTGCACCCACCTGGGCTGTGTACCCATCGCCAATGCTGGTGACTATGGCGGATACTACTGCCCCTGCCATGGCTCTCACTACGATGCCTCTGGCCGCATCAGGAAAGGCCCAGCCCCACTCAACCTGGAGGTGCCCTACTATGAGTTCCCAGATGAGGACACCGTAATTGTAGGCTAA